The Lolium rigidum isolate FL_2022 chromosome 1, APGP_CSIRO_Lrig_0.1, whole genome shotgun sequence region TTCTCTCATTTTATTTGTCTAATATGTAATCAGTTTAGTATATAGAACACTTACACCTCATTTTATCTGTCTAAGATGTAATCAGATAAGGCATGTGTATGTCCATGCAACATGCCTAGTCATCTGATTGGTTCTCACTGATTTGTTTTATGTTCTTAATATCCAGGCTATCAAGGAATACTTTTTATCTACAGAACTCAAGGGATGTTCGACGGAGTTGGAGAATGTGTATGCTCAGCCATCGCATGGGGATGGTGTGTTTGTTGTGATTACTGGATCTTTTACTATGCCTAATACGGTGAAGCGTAGATTTACTCAGTCATTTTTCCTGGCTCCACAAGAAACCGGAGGCTATTTTGTTTTGAATGACGTGCTTAGTTATATTCGAACTGAGCCAGGTAAAGGTCTGATTTTCACCTTCAAAACTGTTCATTTCATACCTTTGCTGACATTTAAATATTTTGAACAGAAATGCCTTCTTTCAAGGAGAGAATGGGCGCTCAACAAAGGTTTCACCAGGGTGACAATGAAGATAATACCGTACAAAATGGCAGTGGCGACGACACATCTGGTGAAATGGGAGACGGGCAATTATGTGTCATATGCTTAAAGGACAGAAGGAATGCAGCCTTTGTTCCTTGTGGTCATCTCGTCTGCTGCTGCAACTGTGCAAAAAAAGtcgaactcaaggatgaaccattGTGCCCTGTGTGTAGGCAAGACATCCAGTACGTGCTTAGGGTCTATGAGTCTTGAGGTAGTTGAAAGACTTTATTCTGCCGGAGGTTTGACTGATCACTCATGACCTTCGGGTCTGATGGGCACAGAGCTTGCTGAAGTCGTAAATCCATATGTACATAGAATATTTCCACAAACGATGGTCTTGGATAACCAGAGTTGATTGTTTCGACAGTGGATATTGTTTGTGTTCAAGTGTCTTGAAACTGTACTAACTTTAGCTTTCTTACAGAATACATGCAGAAATCGGCTTATGGATTATGGTTGCTTTTGCACCAGCAATTACTCATTTTCTTGCTCCGTTTTTAATGTTGGCCATGATCAGCAAAGGCATGGGGCTCTTGCTGTGTAAAACATGCGCATTCATTTCATTCCATAGCTCCGACGAAATCAGGATTACAATGGAGGACATAAGAAGTTGCCTTCTAGATTTAGTCAAACTCAAAATTTGGTAAGCTTGACCAATAATCTAGAAAAATATTTGCAACCATAATGCATAAtgccaaatgcatataatataaaaTTATAGTTTTTGACAATTCCAATAATATAGATTTTACAGTTTAAATATTGATAATTTTTCCTCAACATTTAATTAAACTTTATACATTTTCACTTTGACTAAACCTAAAACGTGAACTAATTGTAAACATAAACAAGAGATGGTGGGTAAGCCGCTGGGTGAGAGGGCCCATAAGCCAGCCAGACCCAGCACTTAGAAACGTATGCCCCATCCGCCGCCTCCAAAAACTTCCACAttttgttagagcatgtctaacaggccccctaAAACGCCGAAACCCGTAAAATAACCGCATGAATACGTCGGCGCTTCCGCAGCATTTATTAGGCCCCATAACACTGTTGGTCCGTATCGAAAATTCTCAGTTCCGGCCCGGATCGGCTCCTCGACCCCTACTAGTGGGGGTTGGAAGGCCGAACTGGAGGCCGACCCCCACTCCTCCCCTTCACAGCGTGCGAAGGATTTCAGCTCGCCCAATCCCCGCCAACCCGCGCAGCCGCTCGGATCTCCAACGCCCTGCCCTCTCCGGCCACCACGTGGCCCGATCTCGCCGCCATGGACCTCCCGACCGCTGAAGGTGTATCGCCGTCATCAACGGTGGTGGACGTCCCCGTAGCCGTCATGGGAGGTCAACCGAACACCGGCGATGTAGCGGCCATGATCTCCGTCACCATGCCCGGGAAGAGGAAGCGGGCCGCGAAACCCCTCTTCCAAGCCCCGGCGGCGGCCGCTGCTGTGCCGTCTATGACCCCTGCCGCTGCTTCGAAGGGGAGTCACGCGAAGACAAAGGCCGCGAGGCCGAGGGAAGCCCCACCATCCAAGGCGAAGAAGCCAACCACCTGTGTCGGCCTCGTCGTCCCGTTGTCCAAGGCCGCGACCCCTCCTACCTCCGTTCCATCGCATCTGATTCCACCCTTCACCGATGCCAACAGGGTGTTCGACGGTGCGTCCACAACATcatacatggacatgctcaacggtTCCGCGGTGGACCTAGATGCCGGTGAAaggacatggagcccccatgtgtggttttggtaattgatgacaatacctatggactaatggttgtattGAGATTCTCTCTAAGGTCGTGTTCATAGGAAATGCTTGAGCCATATGTTGGTCTTaaggttgcaagatgaagaagatcgagtGCAATGTAGAAGACAgatgaagacggtgttgaagagagatgaagacggtgtagaagatgaagagggagGAAGACAGCGTAGAAGGGGGataaagacggtggcatgtatgtTGGAGAAGTTGGGTGAAGATGGTGTCATGTGCAATGTTCAAgaaggatgaagacggagcttgtcgCCTCGAGTGGAACGCGCAAGGCCAATATTTATGCTCGGTAGGGTAGTTGGTTGCATCGTCGAAGAGAGcttaaaccttgcatgcattgcatcgtgtttcgtaGTTGttgttggttcttatccatgagattttCTAGAGCTTGTGTTCACTCTCATGACAAGCTTTAGAACATCGGAAGAGGATTCCGGGTGCATCTCATATTGCGTGTTCGAGTTGGATGATTTTCCCGgtttaccatattgagaggttacacctctatactAATGGGAAAATCATCCCCTCATGTTTCCATATTTTCATTTTTTGTAGGGGtggctcttgtcgtcctctttccaacaaaattggtttcgtccTAATCGGAGTTCTCAATCTTGAGTTATTGCATTTCTCGTATCGCAGTTCCAGCATGCCCAGTAGTACCGGTaccaagagcggtagtaccgctatcacTATTGGTACCGAGCACTAGTACCGCTGCTATCATCGAACGAGGGAAAGGCTTGCAGCAGGCATGGCGGTACCTTAACGGTACATCGATcggtagtaccgctcccaagCGGTACTTCCGACAAGGTACCGGTTAGGTACCTTAATGCCAGATACGACACTTCCGCCCTAGTACCGCTATTGTACCGGGGAGGAGACCGGAGCTCCCAGAGACCCTGCCGGTACCTTAGCGGTACCTGCAACGGCAGTACCGCTTGAGCCCCACGTTTCAGCGATGCAGGCAAATTTCAgacccagagcggtagtaccgctcccaagagcggtagtaccggtcgtgcgggaactaggcataacggttggatttgatgGCCCCTATAAAAGAGGGCCTTCTTCCCCAGCCCGAGTTAGCTCTTCCACAtcttttctctctcctctattgttgaccttgaagagctcGTTCATCCTCTCGATccctagttcctgctcgtcccgagcaggtaaacgataaacaaagataatttctggagtgacatgccatcataaacttgatcatattgtaaaaatatgtaatgaatgcagcgatcaaaacaatggtaatgacatgagtaaacaactgaatcataaagcaattacttttcatgaatagcactt contains the following coding sequences:
- the LOC124684183 gene encoding E3 ubiquitin-protein ligase SP1-like, producing the protein MTSITTRRAIKEYFLSTELKGCSTELENVYAQPSHGDGVFVVITGSFTMPNTVKRRFTQSFFLAPQETGGYFVLNDVLSYIRTEPEMPSFKERMGAQQRFHQGDNEDNTVQNGSGDDTSGEMGDGQLCVICLKDRRNAAFVPCGHLVCCCNCAKKVELKDEPLCPVCRQDIQYVLRVYES